Proteins from a genomic interval of Pelecanus crispus isolate bPelCri1 unplaced genomic scaffold, bPelCri1.pri SCAFFOLD_107, whole genome shotgun sequence:
- the LOC142596820 gene encoding protein cornichon homolog 2-like, giving the protein MWAWSEGACPDAGRPQLVVPEYCIHGLFCLMFLCAAEWVTLGLNLPLLLYHLWRYFHRPADGSEGLFDAVSIMDADILGYCQKEAWCKLAFYLLSFFYYLYSMVYTLVSF; this is encoded by the exons ATGTGGGCGTGGTCGGAGGGGGCGTGTCCTGACGCAGGGCGCCCCCAGCTGGTGGTTCCCGAGTACTGCATCCACGGGCTGTTCTGCCTGATGTTCCTGTGCGCGGCCGAGTGGGTGACGCTGGGCCTGaacctgcccctgctgctctacCACCTCTGGAG gtACTTCCACCGCCCGGCCGACGGCTCGGAGGGGCTCTTCGACGCCGTCTCCATCATGGACGCCGACATCCTGGGCTACTGCCAGAAGGAGGCCTGGTGCAAGCTGGCCTTCTACCTCCTCTCCTTCTTCTACTACCTGTACAG